A DNA window from Bdellovibrio sp. BCCA contains the following coding sequences:
- a CDS encoding amidohydrolase produces MLFKIPRLYDSHTHFLATGEFASGLALGSLQKPEDLAHIPLQKSFYRGDWIVGFGWDETKWPTPPHKKILDQIFPNNPVFFARMDGHRCWVNSRALELLGFTSDTGILIEKEHLQAWDRLPEFTKEQQRGHILSACRVFNKAGFTHVRDMSCTESLWNLLVEMSEAQELTLAIEENVTSHDLNDFDKMLQLCVQAKKGETPYLRMKGLKIFYDGSLGSETAYLSKPYNGKAEGPRGMTLWDLSHVEEVIRRTWAEGLDFSVHTIGDEAAHHIVQLARKISAQGAVGRLNLEHAQVLRPETIQMMKPLHVRCHLQPCHWLSDRVWLENKLGELYKYAFPWEALRAAQIPMSFGCDSPIEPPSFWRNKIALEESVKAKIKKFTGDITVTHAHPDSNFVGNSHTVIEEGVVKEIVFDGRPLSLE; encoded by the coding sequence ATGCTTTTTAAAATCCCGCGTCTTTACGACAGTCATACTCACTTTCTTGCCACCGGAGAATTCGCTTCAGGCCTGGCTTTGGGTTCGTTGCAAAAACCGGAAGACCTTGCGCACATTCCGTTACAGAAATCTTTTTATCGCGGCGATTGGATTGTGGGATTTGGGTGGGATGAAACCAAGTGGCCAACGCCTCCGCATAAGAAAATTCTGGATCAGATTTTTCCTAACAATCCGGTTTTCTTTGCACGTATGGATGGACATCGTTGTTGGGTGAACTCGCGCGCTTTAGAGCTTTTAGGTTTTACGTCAGACACCGGAATTCTTATTGAGAAAGAACACCTGCAAGCGTGGGATCGTTTGCCAGAGTTTACGAAAGAACAACAGCGCGGGCATATTCTTTCAGCCTGTCGTGTATTCAATAAAGCCGGTTTTACTCATGTGCGAGACATGTCCTGCACGGAATCTTTATGGAATCTTTTAGTGGAGATGTCAGAGGCCCAAGAGCTGACTCTAGCTATTGAGGAAAATGTTACGTCTCATGACCTTAATGATTTCGATAAAATGTTGCAGCTCTGTGTGCAGGCGAAGAAAGGTGAAACGCCTTATTTGCGGATGAAGGGCCTTAAGATTTTCTATGATGGATCTTTGGGCTCAGAGACGGCGTATCTTTCAAAACCTTACAATGGTAAAGCGGAAGGTCCGCGTGGGATGACATTGTGGGACCTTTCTCACGTCGAAGAAGTGATCCGAAGAACTTGGGCTGAAGGACTTGATTTTTCCGTTCATACGATTGGGGATGAAGCTGCTCATCACATCGTGCAGCTTGCACGCAAGATTTCTGCTCAAGGAGCCGTAGGTCGTTTGAATTTAGAGCACGCGCAAGTGCTAAGACCTGAAACAATTCAGATGATGAAACCTCTACACGTGCGTTGCCACTTGCAACCTTGTCATTGGCTGAGTGATCGTGTGTGGTTGGAAAATAAATTAGGAGAGTTGTACAAGTACGCTTTCCCTTGGGAAGCTTTGCGTGCGGCACAGATTCCAATGTCTTTTGGTTGTGACAGTCCTATCGAACCGCCTTCTTTTTGGCGTAATAAAATCGCTCTTGAAGAAAGCGTCAAAGCAAAAATTAAAAAATTTACTGGGGATATTACGGTCACGCACGCGCATCCGGATTCAAACTTCGTTGGAAATTCCCACACGGTGATTGAAGAAGGTGTCGTGAAAGAAATCGTTTTTGATGGGCGTCCTCTGTCACTTGAGTAA
- a CDS encoding esterase-like activity of phytase family protein — MLKSFISFLVLMVSVQAHALRLEYVGETSIPTGTKFEKATIGGLSGMVWSDNTLYALSDDKGRAGEPRFFEFDLKIDKKTVTLTPKKVHFITSLPMEGDKPAGLDPEGLVRLLDGDFLISSEGNNDAKPREMPRIFRVNADGKWKSDFPIPDKFLPETTGQQKKGIQNNAAFEGLTSFADGKFVFTSTESSLAQDYISGEEINGDWIRILKYEDKGQQGYKPVAEYAYRVDAFKDNQKGKEVFRGVSEILALSEAKMLVLERGVRIFSKNLWAQTVAIYLADLSKGTDITGLTKLSDGKFTGVDKIKLIDFETDLTKERGDKTIQNFEALTWGPKLADGRRTLLVMVDNNFSKKELTEMIVFAVEGE, encoded by the coding sequence ATGTTGAAATCTTTTATTTCTTTTTTAGTTTTGATGGTGAGCGTTCAGGCGCATGCGCTTCGTTTGGAATATGTCGGCGAGACTTCGATTCCAACAGGAACAAAGTTTGAAAAAGCGACGATCGGTGGGCTTTCAGGAATGGTGTGGAGTGATAACACGCTTTATGCCCTTTCTGATGACAAGGGTCGCGCAGGTGAGCCGCGCTTTTTTGAGTTTGATTTAAAGATCGATAAAAAAACAGTGACGTTAACGCCTAAGAAAGTTCATTTCATCACAAGTCTTCCTATGGAAGGTGATAAGCCCGCAGGACTTGATCCTGAAGGTTTAGTGCGTTTGCTGGACGGAGATTTTTTAATTTCTTCTGAAGGCAATAACGATGCGAAGCCTCGTGAGATGCCACGTATTTTCCGTGTGAATGCTGACGGTAAGTGGAAATCCGATTTTCCAATTCCTGATAAGTTTTTGCCAGAGACCACAGGCCAACAAAAGAAAGGCATTCAAAACAATGCGGCTTTCGAAGGTTTAACAAGTTTTGCTGACGGGAAATTTGTTTTCACGAGCACGGAGTCTTCATTGGCTCAAGACTATATCAGTGGCGAAGAAATCAATGGTGATTGGATTCGTATTCTGAAATACGAAGACAAAGGCCAGCAGGGTTATAAGCCCGTTGCAGAATACGCTTATCGTGTGGATGCGTTTAAAGACAATCAAAAGGGCAAAGAAGTTTTCAGAGGTGTTTCAGAGATTCTGGCTTTGTCAGAGGCAAAAATGCTCGTGCTTGAGCGTGGTGTGAGAATCTTCTCTAAAAATCTGTGGGCGCAAACAGTTGCGATCTATTTGGCGGACCTTTCGAAAGGAACTGACATCACAGGTTTAACCAAACTTAGCGATGGCAAATTCACGGGCGTTGATAAAATCAAGCTCATTGATTTTGAAACGGATCTGACAAAAGAGCGTGGCGATAAAACGATTCAAAACTTTGAAGCCCTTACGTGGGGACCGAAGTTGGCGGATGGACGTCGCACACTTTTGGTGATGGTCGATAATAATTTTTCTAAAAAAGAACTGACAGAGATGATCGTTTTTGCGGTTGAAGGTGAGTAA
- a CDS encoding aromatic ring-hydroxylating dioxygenase subunit alpha has translation MYTGFLKNVWYVGLPSHELAIGKTQSRKIMNEPIVFFRDSKGKVSAVRDICPHRGIPLSYGRVVNDTIECPYHGWKFDGTGMCTEIPSLCPDQELNPNKIKVRSYPVHEAQGLIWIFVGDKDYDMTKAPQVPVMKAFPSDVKPKLTYVVNFPCHVDHAVIGLMDPAHGPYVHKSWFWRSEKTMLEKKKKFAPVNYGFQMVRHQPSKNSKAYKILGGAPTTEITFTLPCVRVEHIEVGSRNFYSFTALTPVDEMNTRVTQLAYWDIPWLSLIKPGLHLFSKNFLGQDMDAVTKQQEGLKYDPSLMLIKDADTQAKWYYALKTEYHDHLEQKREFNHPVKETELRWRS, from the coding sequence ATGTACACGGGATTTTTAAAGAATGTTTGGTATGTGGGACTTCCTAGCCACGAGTTGGCCATCGGAAAAACACAGTCTCGCAAAATCATGAATGAACCGATTGTTTTCTTCCGCGATAGCAAAGGCAAAGTTTCTGCGGTCCGAGATATCTGCCCTCATCGTGGAATTCCACTCAGCTATGGTCGCGTTGTGAATGACACGATTGAGTGTCCTTATCACGGCTGGAAATTCGATGGGACGGGCATGTGCACAGAGATACCCTCTTTGTGTCCAGATCAGGAATTAAATCCCAACAAAATCAAAGTACGTTCTTATCCTGTTCACGAAGCTCAAGGTCTTATTTGGATTTTTGTCGGCGATAAAGATTACGATATGACGAAGGCACCGCAAGTTCCGGTGATGAAAGCCTTCCCTTCGGATGTAAAACCAAAACTAACTTATGTGGTGAACTTCCCATGTCACGTCGATCATGCCGTGATTGGTTTGATGGACCCGGCACATGGACCTTACGTGCATAAGAGCTGGTTCTGGCGTTCTGAAAAGACAATGCTTGAAAAGAAAAAGAAATTTGCTCCAGTGAACTACGGCTTTCAAATGGTGCGCCACCAGCCTTCGAAAAATTCCAAGGCTTATAAAATTCTAGGCGGTGCTCCAACGACTGAAATCACGTTCACTCTTCCGTGTGTCCGTGTGGAGCACATCGAAGTGGGGTCTCGCAATTTCTATTCGTTCACGGCGCTAACTCCGGTGGATGAAATGAATACGCGTGTGACGCAACTCGCGTATTGGGATATTCCTTGGTTGAGTTTGATTAAACCAGGTCTTCATCTGTTTTCAAAAAATTTCTTGGGACAAGACATGGATGCTGTGACGAAACAGCAAGAGGGTCTTAAATACGATCCAAGTTTGATGTTGATTAAAGACGCCGACACGCAGGCGAAATGGTACTACGCCTTGAAAACGGAATATCATGATCATCTTGAGCAAAAGCGTGAGTTCAATCATCCGGTTAAAGAAACTGAACTTCGTTGGAGAAGTTAG
- a CDS encoding rhomboid family intramembrane serine protease codes for MEPAKRSWTVVRATWLTRKPNGRAWFAAAWSLLALILGSVSYWQNLFQSSKWMSASGYSVFSQHQYWRLWTTLFAHADVGHLVSNSLLFSIFGYFLAGYFGLFTFPFLAFALGGVTNAIVLSSYNPEVYLIGVSGVVYWMGGMWLVLYLLIDQQRTVMQRILRSVGVALAVFMPSAAFDPQVSYRAHLVGFIVGVISGAVYYYFNQGKFKAAIVSEVFFEEQPSPPYQEGSDKEDNLILPY; via the coding sequence ATGGAGCCAGCAAAGCGGTCTTGGACAGTTGTTCGTGCCACGTGGTTGACAAGAAAACCCAATGGTCGCGCATGGTTCGCCGCCGCTTGGTCGCTTTTGGCTTTAATTCTGGGAAGCGTTTCTTATTGGCAAAATCTTTTTCAATCTTCAAAGTGGATGTCCGCTTCGGGATACTCTGTCTTTTCACAACATCAATACTGGCGCCTTTGGACAACTCTTTTTGCCCACGCAGACGTAGGGCATCTTGTTTCTAATTCTCTTTTGTTTTCGATCTTTGGTTATTTCTTAGCAGGATATTTCGGACTTTTTACTTTTCCCTTTTTAGCATTTGCGCTCGGTGGAGTTACAAACGCCATCGTACTGTCGAGTTACAATCCCGAAGTCTACCTCATCGGTGTCTCCGGTGTCGTGTATTGGATGGGAGGAATGTGGTTGGTTCTTTATCTCCTCATAGATCAGCAACGAACAGTGATGCAAAGAATTCTTCGCTCTGTGGGAGTTGCACTTGCTGTTTTTATGCCTTCGGCCGCCTTTGATCCGCAAGTGAGTTATCGTGCGCACTTAGTTGGTTTTATTGTCGGAGTTATCTCTGGCGCTGTTTATTATTATTTTAATCAAGGAAAGTTTAAAGCGGCGATTGTTTCTGAAGTCTTCTTTGAAGAGCAACCGTCACCTCCTTATCAAGAGGGCAGTGACAAGGAGGACAATTTAATTCTCCCTTATTAA
- a CDS encoding DUF1266 domain-containing protein: protein MQRILPETDLEKKMMSLGAVFVEENQVLDELFQVIGSDLEEGKELSQETKEQVLNEIGEYFFRLDMNYGPDIKSDCVEILQEFWAVHDKKSALQNLENIRTQGHRTKFNVLKSTLPSDGKIDIASMTKFKQIFSFDFAEGQELKMSDEDYQKLASWIQNTNKYLNEAGILAWDAARYVHLIRLSFIAGYLTDDEAWAEILKLAPITEGHFNSWMEFSQSFLIGRTFWSGGADPQVKSICERLLGHPASPWQFLDWT, encoded by the coding sequence ATGCAGCGTATTTTGCCGGAAACAGACTTAGAGAAAAAAATGATGAGCCTTGGTGCTGTTTTTGTCGAAGAAAATCAAGTTCTTGATGAGCTGTTTCAGGTTATTGGGTCCGATCTAGAAGAGGGAAAAGAACTTTCGCAAGAAACGAAAGAACAGGTTCTCAATGAAATCGGTGAGTACTTTTTCCGTCTGGATATGAACTACGGACCCGATATTAAATCGGACTGCGTCGAAATCCTGCAAGAGTTCTGGGCCGTGCACGATAAAAAATCCGCTCTGCAAAATTTAGAAAACATTCGCACTCAAGGTCACCGTACCAAATTCAATGTTTTAAAATCCACTCTTCCTTCCGATGGAAAAATTGATATCGCGTCGATGACGAAGTTTAAGCAGATCTTCAGTTTTGATTTTGCCGAGGGCCAAGAACTCAAAATGAGTGACGAAGATTATCAGAAACTCGCTTCGTGGATTCAGAACACCAATAAATATCTTAATGAAGCCGGAATTCTTGCGTGGGATGCCGCTCGCTATGTTCATCTCATTCGTCTCAGCTTTATCGCGGGTTACTTAACGGATGACGAAGCATGGGCGGAGATTTTAAAACTTGCTCCGATCACGGAAGGCCATTTCAATTCATGGATGGAATTTTCACAAAGTTTTCTGATCGGTCGCACCTTCTGGTCGGGCGGGGCAGATCCGCAGGTGAAATCCATTTGCGAAAGACTTCTTGGGCATCCTGCAAGTCCTTGGCAGTTCTTAGACTGGACCTAG
- a CDS encoding hybrid sensor histidine kinase/response regulator yields the protein MTKHTILCVDDEIDNVDALERLFRKKFTVLKATSGKEALEVLAKNPGPVSLIITDQRMPEMTGVEFLEKTLNSHPETVRILLTGYTDLESVIMAVNKGQIFRYLTKPWDPVDLSNTVEHAIERFVLGQELKQKNAELARALEDLKSLDVAKSNFMILINHELKTPLTSILSFSSLLSESNLADEDKLMVNRITKSAERLKSLVEDVLLVVRAETNQLKIDMQSIAFSQFDEGLGKDVVDMMNKKHQKLVSKLEPVNVKADVRLIKQVVQRLIHNAAKFGVESSEIHVESLRNGNSLRFLVSNKGPHLPASVIDKIMKPFYIDEDVMHHSTGTGLGLTICQSILKSHNSHLQFKNTDQGVMVFFDLAVG from the coding sequence ATGACGAAGCACACAATTCTTTGTGTAGATGATGAAATAGATAACGTGGACGCCCTCGAACGGTTGTTTCGCAAGAAATTTACTGTACTAAAGGCCACCTCAGGAAAAGAAGCGTTGGAGGTTCTGGCCAAAAATCCAGGACCTGTTTCTCTTATTATTACTGATCAACGCATGCCTGAAATGACGGGAGTGGAATTCTTAGAGAAAACTTTGAATTCTCATCCTGAGACGGTTCGTATTCTTCTCACCGGTTACACGGATCTTGAATCTGTAATCATGGCAGTGAATAAAGGACAGATCTTTAGATACCTCACGAAGCCGTGGGACCCTGTTGATCTTAGCAACACTGTCGAGCATGCGATTGAAAGATTTGTATTGGGCCAGGAGCTCAAACAAAAAAATGCGGAGCTGGCTCGCGCTTTGGAAGATCTTAAGAGTCTGGATGTTGCGAAATCCAACTTCATGATTTTGATCAACCATGAATTGAAAACTCCGCTGACTTCAATTTTAAGTTTTTCATCTTTGCTTTCTGAATCGAATTTGGCTGATGAAGATAAGTTGATGGTCAATCGGATCACTAAGAGCGCTGAAAGACTGAAAAGTCTTGTTGAAGACGTCCTTCTTGTTGTTCGTGCCGAGACAAACCAGCTTAAGATCGACATGCAAAGCATTGCTTTCTCTCAATTCGATGAGGGACTTGGCAAAGACGTTGTCGACATGATGAATAAGAAACATCAAAAGCTCGTGAGCAAGCTAGAACCCGTGAATGTAAAAGCGGATGTGCGCTTGATTAAGCAAGTCGTGCAACGCCTGATTCACAATGCCGCGAAGTTTGGTGTGGAATCCAGCGAGATTCATGTGGAGAGCTTGCGTAACGGCAACAGTCTTCGTTTCCTGGTCTCTAATAAGGGGCCTCACCTCCCCGCCTCTGTGATTGATAAAATTATGAAGCCTTTTTATATCGACGAAGATGTTATGCACCACTCAACAGGCACAGGCCTGGGTTTGACGATCTGCCAGTCGATTTTAAAGTCTCATAATTCCCATTTGCAGTTTAAGAATACTGACCAAGGAGTCATGGTGTTCTTTGATCTTGCGGTCGGCTAA
- the folD gene encoding bifunctional methylenetetrahydrofolate dehydrogenase/methenyltetrahydrofolate cyclohydrolase FolD, whose product MLILNGKEVAKEVRSSLAPRVVSFVKEKGRSPHLSVVIVGDDPASHIYVKNKKLACESVGMTSTIHALPISTTQQELNDHIIALNQDDHVDGILVQFPLPQHLNSEEVLNLLSSEKDADGLTYSSLGYFFAGKPVVQPCTPAGVMTMLKHYKVPVEGMRAVVVGRSNIVGKPMAQLLTEANATVTVCHSKTKDLSEITRQADLVIVAAGKARMLGKNDFKKDAIIVDVGMHRAGPAGKLCGDVRFEELEGWVQAATPVPGGVGPMTIATLLQNTCLLAEKRAGLR is encoded by the coding sequence ATGCTCATTCTCAATGGTAAGGAAGTAGCCAAAGAAGTGCGTTCATCTCTTGCCCCTCGCGTGGTGAGTTTCGTGAAGGAAAAGGGCCGATCTCCTCATCTGTCAGTCGTCATTGTCGGCGATGATCCTGCCTCTCACATTTACGTAAAAAATAAAAAACTCGCATGTGAATCCGTAGGAATGACGTCGACGATTCATGCTCTACCGATAAGCACCACCCAGCAAGAACTCAATGATCACATCATCGCTTTAAATCAAGATGACCACGTGGATGGGATCTTGGTGCAGTTTCCGCTTCCGCAGCATCTGAATTCCGAAGAAGTTTTGAATTTATTGTCCTCTGAAAAAGATGCAGATGGGTTAACCTATTCTTCACTCGGTTATTTCTTTGCTGGAAAACCTGTTGTACAACCCTGCACTCCAGCGGGTGTGATGACGATGCTGAAGCACTATAAAGTTCCTGTTGAAGGAATGCGTGCGGTGGTTGTAGGGCGCAGTAACATCGTCGGAAAACCGATGGCGCAGCTTTTGACCGAAGCTAACGCCACAGTGACTGTTTGCCACTCAAAGACGAAAGATCTTTCTGAGATCACTCGTCAGGCGGACCTTGTGATTGTGGCAGCAGGAAAAGCGCGCATGCTGGGAAAAAATGATTTTAAAAAAGACGCCATTATTGTCGACGTGGGTATGCACCGCGCGGGCCCCGCGGGAAAACTGTGTGGAGATGTGCGTTTCGAAGAACTTGAAGGCTGGGTGCAAGCGGCGACTCCCGTTCCTGGTGGAGTCGGACCGATGACCATAGCGACGCTGTTACAAAATACCTGCTTGCTCGCAGAAAAAAGAGCCGGGTTACGTTAG
- a CDS encoding Flp family type IVb pilin: protein MKANQILKNKKGQGLIEYLIIVAIVAVGSIAIIKVVGGNVNVQFANVAQALGGKESRKKDAYDVTDNMYKKKDFSDFFDGAVNPSKSEKK, encoded by the coding sequence ATGAAAGCAAATCAAATTCTAAAAAATAAAAAAGGCCAAGGACTCATTGAGTACCTTATCATCGTCGCTATTGTCGCCGTCGGTAGTATTGCGATCATCAAAGTCGTCGGCGGTAACGTGAACGTGCAATTCGCCAACGTCGCACAAGCTTTGGGTGGCAAGGAAAGTCGTAAAAAAGACGCCTACGACGTCACCGACAATATGTACAAGAAAAAAGACTTTAGCGATTTCTTTGACGGCGCCGTCAATCCCTCAAAATCTGAAAAGAAATAA
- a CDS encoding CpaF family protein, whose amino-acid sequence MMTAAKKIYDQIQDDIHKMPLNEFMLSPDEENNLRSQKVEQIVSRHVQNVEESVQKRVRWEMDSWGPLCEPMMDETITEIIVNGPTSIWIEKEGRLQRYPDSFFSELSYRNCLDRICHEAKAHITKEHPCVDGSFKDFRLSLIGSDLTNTSAHFSLRRHPKNPWTFLKLAEKDWCSQQDLELFQNLMEQRKNFLVIGGTGSGKTSVLNSFLNLLPENERVVVIEDTSEIALPNKASMKLLTREDPQGVLPNVDQTQLVKRSLRLRPDRIVMGEVRGSEAKDFLMALATGHAGSFGTLHAQDAGQALIRLEMLIQMGAPQWSLSAIRRLIQMSLDYVIVTGKDKAGKRCFKGAYRLCSLEENGILLEPAEF is encoded by the coding sequence ATGATGACCGCCGCTAAAAAGATTTATGATCAGATTCAAGATGACATTCATAAAATGCCTTTGAATGAGTTTATGCTTTCTCCTGATGAGGAAAATAATTTGCGTTCGCAGAAAGTAGAGCAGATTGTTTCTCGTCATGTACAAAATGTGGAAGAAAGTGTGCAAAAACGCGTGCGTTGGGAAATGGATTCTTGGGGGCCTCTTTGTGAGCCTATGATGGATGAGACCATCACGGAAATCATTGTGAATGGGCCGACTTCGATTTGGATTGAAAAGGAAGGACGTCTGCAACGTTATCCCGACTCTTTCTTTTCTGAATTAAGCTATCGCAATTGCCTGGATCGCATCTGCCATGAAGCGAAAGCTCATATCACAAAAGAACATCCTTGCGTCGATGGAAGCTTTAAGGATTTTCGTTTAAGTCTTATCGGTTCTGATTTAACGAACACCTCAGCGCATTTTTCCCTGCGTCGCCATCCGAAAAATCCTTGGACGTTTTTAAAGTTGGCCGAGAAAGACTGGTGTTCTCAACAAGATCTTGAGCTTTTTCAAAATCTCATGGAGCAAAGAAAGAACTTTCTCGTTATCGGAGGTACAGGTTCGGGAAAGACCTCGGTGCTAAATTCTTTTTTAAATCTTTTGCCGGAAAACGAACGTGTTGTTGTGATTGAAGATACATCTGAAATCGCGCTTCCCAATAAAGCCAGCATGAAACTTTTAACCCGTGAAGATCCTCAAGGAGTTCTCCCGAACGTGGATCAAACGCAATTGGTAAAAAGATCTTTGCGTTTACGACCTGACCGCATTGTGATGGGCGAAGTCCGTGGTTCTGAAGCGAAAGACTTTTTGATGGCTTTAGCTACTGGGCACGCGGGAAGTTTTGGAACTCTTCATGCGCAAGATGCGGGTCAGGCCTTGATTCGTTTAGAAATGTTGATTCAAATGGGCGCTCCGCAGTGGAGTCTTTCGGCGATTCGTCGATTGATTCAGATGTCTTTGGATTATGTGATCGTGACCGGAAAAGATAAAGCGGGAAAACGATGTTTTAAAGGGGCTTATCGTCTTTGCTCACTAGAAGAAAATGGAATTTTGCTTGAGCCTGCAGAGTTTTAA
- a CDS encoding pilus assembly protein: MKNALLLFTFISSVSFAQTELTLSLGESKNLSLKGSSSVWIQDREILKAEGQGSRLVIKGAREGRTVLKLGSETYHVQVLHPNKTDSLAELKKDLQGIVGLSAQVGEGDLLIKGHLYRLQDWVKLADFARAKAFSYSMRAELSSELQSDAQKYFQELFERAKLPSQTLIFEPSPEVRVSAPDLTLKKYQQILSPFGISVLRDENSLEMAPTVKVQITVAEIKRDLSIQYGLQWPSSYSAKILSTGKRVMDEDLPFSLKALEGQGYGKILASPNILCRSGKEAEFLAGGEFPIKIMNYKAQDVVWKRYGILLRVKPKADAAGRISLSIETEVSTLDDSRKVDGIPGILTNRVSSHFDLTRPQTIALSGLLKSEDGNSSQGLPFLSRLPVIGALFSSKDFRENRSELVIFVRPTILKEGDNGEGLEHLQGRPRL, translated from the coding sequence ATGAAAAACGCTCTTCTTCTTTTTACATTTATTTCTTCCGTCAGTTTCGCTCAAACCGAGTTAACTCTGTCTTTAGGTGAATCCAAAAATTTGTCTTTAAAAGGAAGTTCTTCGGTCTGGATTCAGGACCGCGAAATTCTGAAAGCGGAGGGCCAAGGCTCAAGGCTCGTGATTAAAGGTGCTCGCGAAGGAAGGACGGTTTTAAAATTAGGCTCAGAAACCTATCATGTCCAAGTTCTTCATCCCAATAAGACGGATTCATTGGCGGAACTAAAAAAAGATCTTCAAGGCATTGTGGGTTTGTCTGCACAAGTAGGTGAAGGAGACCTTTTGATTAAAGGTCATCTTTATCGACTGCAGGATTGGGTGAAGCTTGCTGACTTTGCTCGTGCGAAAGCATTTTCTTATTCGATGCGGGCGGAGCTTTCTTCGGAACTGCAAAGTGACGCGCAAAAATATTTCCAGGAATTATTCGAGCGAGCCAAGCTTCCGTCGCAAACTTTAATCTTTGAACCCTCGCCTGAAGTTCGCGTCAGCGCACCGGATCTGACTTTAAAAAAATACCAACAGATTCTTTCGCCCTTTGGTATTTCGGTTTTGCGTGATGAAAACAGTTTGGAAATGGCGCCCACAGTGAAAGTTCAAATCACGGTAGCAGAAATTAAGCGCGACCTCTCGATCCAATATGGACTGCAGTGGCCTTCAAGTTATTCCGCAAAGATTCTCAGCACCGGGAAGCGTGTAATGGACGAGGACCTTCCTTTCAGTCTGAAAGCATTGGAAGGACAAGGTTACGGAAAAATTCTTGCAAGCCCCAATATTCTTTGTCGCAGTGGTAAAGAAGCTGAGTTCTTAGCCGGTGGAGAATTCCCGATTAAGATTATGAATTACAAAGCTCAAGACGTTGTTTGGAAACGTTATGGAATTTTATTACGAGTAAAACCAAAAGCCGATGCTGCTGGTCGTATCAGTCTTTCGATTGAAACGGAAGTTTCAACCTTGGATGATTCACGCAAAGTGGATGGTATTCCGGGTATTCTTACGAACCGTGTTTCAAGTCATTTTGATTTGACTCGCCCTCAGACAATTGCTCTTTCGGGCTTATTAAAAAGTGAAGACGGAAATAGCTCACAGGGACTTCCTTTCTTATCAAGGCTTCCTGTTATTGGTGCGCTTTTCTCAAGCAAAGATTTCCGGGAAAATCGTTCTGAACTTGTGATTTTTGTACGCCCCACAATTTTAAAAGAGGGTGACAATGGAGAGGGCCTGGAGCATCTTCAAGGGAGACCGCGTTTATGA